The region ATGATTATTTTGTACATCCTATAACTGATGGAATTTTCCTTGTCGAGCCTGATCTTCTAAGAGAAGTTTCAGAAGGTATTTCAAAGGTTGCAGATTTAAATGTTGATAAAATCGTGTGCATGGAATCTATGGGGATTCATATTGCAACAGCTCTCTCCCTTAAAACAGATATCCCTTTTGTAGTTGTTAGAAAGCGGCATTATGGGTTAGATGGTGAAGTTGCAGTGCATCAAGTTACAGGATACAGTAAAGGTGAACTTTATATAAATGGAATTAAAAAAGGAGACCGATTACTAATTGTAGACGATGTTTTAAGCACTGGAGGCACAATGATTGCAGTTTTAGATGCTTTAAAAACTTCTGAAGGTGAAATAACAGATATTGTTGTTGTAGTAGAAAAAGGAGACGGAAAAGCAAGGGTTAAAACTGAAACAGGATATGATGTTAAAACGCTGGTTAAAGTCGACGTTAAGGATGGAGAGGTTGTTATTGAAGATAGCATGCTCTAGTAACTGAAATTTGAGGATAAAGATGTTAAATTACGATTTTAAAATGGACGAAGTCATTGAAAAAATAAAGGAAATAAATGCAAAAACAGTGGGTTTGCAGTTTCCAGAAGGTCTTAAAATCCATGCTGTCACCACTGCAGAAATAATAGAAAAAGAAACGGATGCAATGGTTTTAATTTCTGGAGATCCTTGTTTTGGAGCATGTGATGTTTCAGATAATCATATGGAAGGAATGGTTGATTTAATAATTCACTTTGGGCATATAGAATTCCCCATTGATTATAAAGTGCCTGTTCTTTTCATTGAAGCATATTCTAAGATTAATGTAATGGATACAGTTAAAAAAAGCCTTGAATTTCTTGAAGAATACCAAAAAATTGGTCTTGTGACTACAATTCAACATTTACATCTTTTAGATGAAATTAAAAATTTTTTAACTGAAAATGGGAAAAAAGTTCTTTTGAATGAGGGTTCTGGGACAAGAGCAGGGCAAGTACTTGGCTGTAATTTCTCATCTATTAAAAATATATCTGCAGATGCATTTTTATATGTGGGAAGCGGGAATTTCCATGCCCTTGGAATCACTCTTTTTACAGAAAAACAGGTTATAATTGCAGACCCCTACATGAATGAAGTAAGGAATATAAATGAATTTAGAGACCGTATATTAAGAATTCGCTTTGCAAAGATAACAAAAGCCAAAGAAGCTCGAAAATTTGGAATCATTGTTTCATCAAAAAGAGGTCAGTTGAGATTAGAACTTGCAAAAAGTATAAAGAATATGATAAATAAACAAAGGAAGGAAGCATTTATTATAATGATGGATAACATCTCCCCTGACGTTTTACTGCCTTATATGGATTTAGACTCGTTTGTTGTAACTGCATGTCCAAGAGTGGCTATAGATGATGCAAATATGTATAAAAAACCTCTTTTAACACCTAAAGAGCTTGAAATAGTTTTGGGTAAAAGGGAATGGGAAGATTATAAAATAGATGAAATCGAACATATATAAATGAAAACTGTTAATATAATATAAGTTGATAATGGATTCAATTAAATGAATTTTACAGCACATAATAAACATGAAAAATTAAACGTTTTTACTTATTTTAAGTTGAGGTGAATTAATGAAAGCTAAATCTGGAGATTTTGTTTTACCGGGTGACATTTTAGGAGTCACTGAAGAATTTGTTCCATCTGAATGGACATATGAAGAGGAAGGAAAAATCAAATCCCTTGTAGTGGGAACAGTTTCAATAGACGATAAAAATAAGAAAATATCAATAGTTCCAAAAACAGGCACACCGCCTTCATTAGAAGCGGGTAAAATCATAGTTGGAGAAATATCAGACGTAAGAGGCCAGAGAGCTTCAGTAAAAATCGATAAAATCAAAGGAGATAGTAGAGGCCTTGTAACATCCTTTATGGGTGGAATACATATCTCACAGGCACAGAAAGGATATTTATCCAAACTAACCGACGCAGTTAGAATTGGAGATATAGTTGAAGCAAAGGTCACAAAGGTAATGGGCCTTGACACTGTTGATCTAACAACTGCAGACGATGAACTCGGAGTTTTAAAAGCTATGTGTACAAAATGCAGGTATTTCATGGTA is a window of Methanobacterium sp. DNA encoding:
- a CDS encoding purine phosphoribosyltransferase family protein, giving the protein MLDKLKKTLVKSPIVKKGEYDYFVHPITDGIFLVEPDLLREVSEGISKVADLNVDKIVCMESMGIHIATALSLKTDIPFVVVRKRHYGLDGEVAVHQVTGYSKGELYINGIKKGDRLLIVDDVLSTGGTMIAVLDALKTSEGEITDIVVVVEKGDGKARVKTETGYDVKTLVKVDVKDGEVVIEDSML
- the dph2 gene encoding diphthamide biosynthesis enzyme Dph2, whose product is MLNYDFKMDEVIEKIKEINAKTVGLQFPEGLKIHAVTTAEIIEKETDAMVLISGDPCFGACDVSDNHMEGMVDLIIHFGHIEFPIDYKVPVLFIEAYSKINVMDTVKKSLEFLEEYQKIGLVTTIQHLHLLDEIKNFLTENGKKVLLNEGSGTRAGQVLGCNFSSIKNISADAFLYVGSGNFHALGITLFTEKQVIIADPYMNEVRNINEFRDRILRIRFAKITKAKEARKFGIIVSSKRGQLRLELAKSIKNMINKQRKEAFIIMMDNISPDVLLPYMDLDSFVVTACPRVAIDDANMYKKPLLTPKELEIVLGKREWEDYKIDEIEHI
- a CDS encoding exosome complex RNA-binding protein Csl4, encoding MKAKSGDFVLPGDILGVTEEFVPSEWTYEEEGKIKSLVVGTVSIDDKNKKISIVPKTGTPPSLEAGKIIVGEISDVRGQRASVKIDKIKGDSRGLVTSFMGGIHISQAQKGYLSKLTDAVRIGDIVEAKVTKVMGLDTVDLTTADDELGVLKAMCTKCRYFMVKTENDELYCPRCDRKERRKLSSHYEG